The genomic stretch TACAAGTTAGTCCAAACGTGTTATCAAGGGAAAAGGAGTTTAGGGGGAAAGAAAACAGATTTTTACGACGCAGAAAAATTAGAAAACATGGTCGACAAGGCAAAGGAGTACGAGTATAACCCCTTAAGAGAACTAGTAACACTTTACCTCTTCCTCAAGGACATAGAGACGAAATACAAGAATAGGCTAAAGAGGGCACTATTCCTAGTAAGTGACAATGATAAGATAAGTAAGGATAGGCTGGAGATTTTACATAAGAAGAACTCTACAACTTGGAATACACACAAATAGTGCTTGAAGAAATCAGAGTATTGGCAAAAACACTTCTAGAAACGCAAGAGAGGTTAGGAGGATGATTGAGGGGCAAGTCCCTCAAGACCACGTCCTATTAACGATCCCGGGTGTTGGGAGGCTTGCAGCTGGTATTATTATTGGTATTGTTGGTTAAGCGTTTTCCTAAACCAGAGTCTTTTGTTGCTTATTGTGGTGTTGAGAGGCGTGGTGGGGCTGTAATAAGTAAAGGAATTTCTAAGAGGGGTAGTAAGTATTTGCGTAGTTTGTTTTTGATTTAGGTGAATTATTCTAGGAATCTAACCTTGTTGAGGTTTTATGAGTCTCATAAGGATAGGTTTAAGGGTAAGAAGTTGTACACTGCCTTAGCTAGGAAGTTGGCTAGGGTTGTTTGGAGTGTTTGGTATAATAATAAGCCTTATGAGGCTAAGTGATTAAAGAGGCCTCCCCTTGATTACCACGTGGGTTGAAAGGACTCACGTGGCAATGTTAGCTAACACTATGTTTGAAGTATGACCGAAAGGTTTATACTGAACGCCACACTCAAGAATATTTAGTTAAAATATTTTATCCACTTTTTAATTCACTTGAATTATTTTCGGGTTGATGAATTTGGAGTCTAGGGAATAAATGCCACTACTAAAAACAATTTTTCTTCAAACCTCAAGTTACTTAAGGTTAATTCTAAAAGGCAATTAATAAATAATCTATGATAAAAATTGAAGCAAATTGCTAAAAATGCTCATCTTGCTTCTTATAGACTAATTTAAGTGGAGGAAACAGAGAGTTTCAAACCTCACAGTACGTTACCTAATTGGGAATTTCAAAACGTGTCAGAAAGGCTTATTTTATATAACATCTATCACAAAATTATGTATTTAGTTTACATTGATGAGAGTAGAAGAGATTATGAAAATAGAGTAGTTCTAGGTGGGATAGTAATTTATGAGAAATACATTCAGCATGTGAATAGCATATTCGCAAATGTGATTTTAAATGAGATCAGTAGTATAATCGATAAGCATATGATAAGCTCTGATGATTTAACAATACACATGAAGGATTTTGTGAATGAGAAGGATACGCTAAGGAAATTATTGAGAAGAATTGGCATTAAACATAGTCAAATTGTAGAAATTAAAAGGCGCATCATATTTAACATTGCGAGAGAGCTTAGTGGGATGAAGAAGGAAGAAGTTTTCGCAGCAGCTGCTAGGGTAGAAAAACGTTTAACGCTGAATTTAAAATACAAATTAGCTTTTAAGTTCATTCTTGAAAGAATAGCAATGAACGTTAAGTATGATGAACCTATTCTGGTGGTTTTTGACACACCGGGGAAGGATTTTAAAGCTAGTGAAATTTATGAGACGTATAGGAAATGACTAGATGAAGGTGTCGTAGATGAGGGTGATAAGAGTCCTTCATTTATTGATTTAAGATCGAGGTACTTTAACGAAATCCTTATGTCAAGAGAAGGGGATAGAATACACAGAGGTTTGCAACTAGCGGATGTCATAGCATGGATTATAAATAGAATGGACAATATAGATATCAAGAATATTACTTCTCCTTGCATATTAAGAAATGAAAGTAAAAAAGATCGTGAATATATGACAGTTGAACTATGCAATACTATTTTAAATAGTCTCTTTATAAGAGATAAGGACAAGATATTGACACTCAAGATTTACTAGGCACGGGTTTGGGCCTTATGACCCGCACCCGTGCCCCCCGCGTTACGCGGGTTTAATAACATCAATTAATTTATTGGTTAAATTCTCTATTAAACTTTCTGCTCAATTAATATCTACTTAAGCTATTACGGCCTAAGAGATCATATATACTTAATTTCGTTCTTGGAAAGATCTTACGATTTTAAAACAAAATATTTAAATAATTTTTGCCCTCCATCACATAATTATGGTGAGACAGAATAACGTCAGTATGGGAATCTCTTTTATTGCAAGATAAATTAAAATTTAGAATAAATTGAATTTAACACAACAATTTAAGATAAAATATCATATATTTCGGCCTATTGTAGCTAATAAATAATATTTTCCTTGAATATATTAGAAATATACAATTTATCCAACGTTGACAGAAGAGGAAGCATAGAATCAGCCGGACTTAAGGGAAAAACACTTCCGTGATAACACCCGAGAGTGGACATAGTGTCGTCATTAACCTATTTATATTTCTATATTAAAACAATGTATACAATAACTTTATCTTAGCGTTATCTCTCGCTAGAGATCAACTCAATTAATGAAATTATAACATAATGATGACACTATGTCCACTCTCAGGCGTCTAAGGAAATACCATCAATTTTTACATATGCAGAACAATTACTGGAAAATGAGAAAAATTCTGATTCTAAACTAAAAACATATCTAGTTATGTACTTGTTTAAGAAATATATAGCACAAAACGAAACATGGACTGATTTAAGCTCATTTTCATTCTACGTAGCAGTTAATTTTAAACGGTACGTATTATTGATTGATCAAAATTTATGTAGATTAATTAAGTTACTCGAGGCGTAAGATACTAAGGAGAACAATAGATATTATGTATTAAGTAGTATACCAACTATAAGATTTACTAACTTAATGTTTTAAATTATCATGAAACTTAAATTCTCTTATTTTGATATTCTAAGTATGAAAGCTAAAACAATTGCAGTTACATTCGCAGGTGTGCTAACAGGATTATTATGGATAATTCCCTCCTTTTTTATCTCAATGATAACAATATTATATATTTTAGGGGGTACCAAGTTATTTTTCCTATTCCCTATTGTATCTTATATTGTATCAGAAGCTGTTACTTTGCTTCTCTCCATGATATTATATAAATTCGTATCCAGAACTTATGCAATAGCTTTTCTAGTTACTGCATCAATAATTTCATTCATTACTCCTTTTTTAGCATTCTTAATGATTGTATTAATAGGAGCGTCTTAGGAGAACGTTTTTACGTTATAATCAACTCTTCCTTCAAGTTCTTTAGAGAAGAAATAAATTGCACAAAATAAAGTATATTTCATGCTGAAGTTTTACCAAAAGTTTCTACTCGGTATTTTATTGGCATTCTTACTTTTTGTTATAAACGCCTTTGTACAGACATTAAAACCTTCTAGCTTTACTTTACTAGCTTTAAGGGCTTTTAGCATAGTAGCAGGAGGCATATATTTTACCATAATATTCTCCGATGGAGTAAGGGAAGTCCTAGAAAGGAGAAAAACTGGTACCTTACCTGCAGGTGCTATAATAATTCCTAGTATTATAAAATATATAGGTTATATTCTGGTTTTCATAGGAGTGTTAGCAACTTTTGGAGTGACATCTGCAGAAGCGTTAGCAGGAGGTACTTTTGCAGGCTTAGTTTTCGGTTTAGCTTTACAGCCTGTTTTGGAAAATTTCTTTGCAGGTATTCTTATAATTTCCACTGGATTTATTTCAATAGGAGACCATATAAGGGTTTTAAATTCTCAAATACCTTACATGGCTGCAAATTTGCCTCCT from Sulfolobus sp. S-194 encodes the following:
- a CDS encoding DUF3800 domain-containing protein codes for the protein MYLVYIDESRRDYENRVVLGGIVIYEKYIQHVNSIFANVILNEISSIIDKHMISSDDLTIHMKDFVNEKDTLRKLLRRIGIKHSQIVEIKRRIIFNIARELSGMKKEEVFAAAARVEKRLTLNLKYKLAFKFILERIAMNVKYDEPILVVFDTPGKDFKASEIYETYRK
- a CDS encoding mechanosensitive ion channel family protein, which codes for MLKFYQKFLLGILLAFLLFVINAFVQTLKPSSFTLLALRAFSIVAGGIYFTIIFSDGVREVLERRKTGTLPAGAIIIPSIIKYIGYILVFIGVLATFGVTSAEALAGGTFAGLVFGLALQPVLENFFAGILIISTGFISIGDHIRVLNSQIPYMAANLPPYKYFSREYFEQGLEGTVVEIDLFYSRLILENGREYRIPNSILLKSSVIDYTSKFSKKLYVSIRVEFPLDKINLNTIEEEVKEALKGFEIEEGPYLSEQSDKEHIIILLRIATDVDNWKKTKSEALKRILALRYKIVKGQTV